Below is a genomic region from Ostreibacterium oceani.
GATAAAACAAGCGGTGAAAATTAATGAGCCATGAAAGAAGTGTGTCGATAAGCTAAGCCGCGTTTGGGTGCTGTTGTCTGTCGGAGAACCTATTGAATTTCCTATTGAATTTACTACTGAAGTGTCTATTGAAGTGCCAGTTGACAGCAACCAAAGTAACCAAAGCAACCCGACAAAGACAACCATTAAGGTGATACTAAGTCGCCAATCGGCAATTTGGCGATACCATAAGTAAATACCGCCAATTAGCCAAGCGGCAGCCATGGCGATGGCATGAGTAGCCGGTATGTGAATGCCTGTGTTAGTTGCATGGGTTAGCATTAGGCTATCGGCCTTGTACGCGCCTAACACGGTGGCGCCTGCAATCGTATCAGGGGCATTGGATGTTGTGAAAATATGGCGTAGGCTGTCGCTGATTGATAGCGGGTAAGCTGAAGCGGTTGATATCATGGCATTAAAATCAAGTGGATTAGTGCCAGTCAGTGTGCCAGTCAGTGTGCCGCTGAGAGGCCATAAAGCGATAGCCTGTGGAAAGCTGAGTGCCACCACGCAAAAGCCCAGCATAGCAGGGTTAAAGATATTCATCCCAACGCCACCAAAGACGTGTTTGCCAATGACAATAGCAAAACAAACGCCCACCACTACCACATACCAAGGTGCAATCGCAGGCAGCGCGAGTGCCAATAAAACCGCACTGAGAAGACCTGTTTGCCATTCTAGCGCGTTTAATGGTCTGGCACGGCATTTTGCCATGCTCCATTCACAAACGGTTGCGGTACAAAGCGCAAGGAGTAGTTGGATGATGACACAAAAACCCAGCAAATACCATTGCAACATGATGCCTGGGAGCAAGGCAATCAAGACGTGCTGCATCATTTGGGTCGCGCTGAGCCTATTTTGCTTAACGCGCGGAAAATGAACACGGGGTTGTTGCTGAGATTTACCGTTTGATTGCCTGTAGGGTTTTCTGTGCGTCATGTCGACTCGTCACCCTGCGTTTTGGCATCATCAGCGTCGGTTTGAGAGGGTTGTTTGTGTTTTGGGTCATGTGCCGCTTGTTGGTTTTTTCTTGTCTGCGTGCGTTGTAGTGCCTCTGCGATGAGGGTTTGATAAGGGTGATAAGGGTTATCTGTGTTTGCGGTCATGCTATCTGATGAGTTATCTGCTAAGTTTTCTGCTAAGTTTTCTGCTGTAGCGCTAGGCGTGGTTGTTTGTTGGGGGTGTTGTTGTTTTTTGGCTTGTGATTTTTCTTGTAATCTCGCTTGTGATCTCGCTATAGCGCCAGCAATCAAGTCAGCGGTTTGGGCTTGATTGAGACTAGACTGTGTATTTGGCTGTGTCTTGGTTTCTGTGTTAGGGGTTGTGTTAGATTGATCGTCAGCATGGATAGTAAGTTGTTTGGCGAGTTGTTTGGTGAGTTTTTCCTCGCGTTCGGCGGCTTGCTTTTCTAGTCGTGTTAATCGTGCTTCATGGCGTATTTTTGCCTGTTCGGCAAGCGCCTTTTCAGCGGTGTTTAAACGATGGACGGCTTTGGCGTCTTGAATGATTTCTACCAATGGAATATCGCTAGGGCAGACATAACTGCAAAGCCCACATTCAATGCAATCAGTCAGTCGATACGCGAGGGCTTTTTCAGGGGCGCTTTTGGCGTAGTATTGTAATTGTTGGGGTAATAGATTCACAGGGCAGACATCCGCGCAGACACCACAGCGAATACAACGTTGCGTTTGTGGTTGTTTAGGCATTGCCTCGATAAAAGCAAATATCCCCGTGGTTTCTTTTTTGATAGTGGTGCTGTCGTTGCAGTGTATAACGTCTCCCATCATGACGCCGCCTGATAAAACCACGGCGGTGTTTTTGGTCATGCCTACGTGCGTTGATAATGCGCTAAGCGGTGCACCAATCTTGCAGCGATAAACGCCAGGCTGGGTGATGGCATCGCCGCCGAATGTCACCAGACGTTCGGTTAATGGACTGCCTAGTATCACCGCATCGTAAACGGATTTTGCTGTCGCCACATTGTGGCAGATAAAGCCAAAATGGTGGGCGCGAACGCCAACGGGCGTTTTTTTGCCGAGTAAGTATTCTGCGATTTGATAACGGCTGCCAATTGGGTACAGTGCGGGTAGCGCTTCAATTTGCATGGGAATGACAGGTGGTGCTGGCGGCATGTTTGTCGTTGTTTTGTCTGTTGCTGCGGCCTTTGTCGCTGTCGTTTCTATTGTCGTTTCTATTGCCGTGTCTATTGCCGTGTCTATTGCAGCCTTCATTGTCGCTAGGGCTTGGTTTTTTTCGGCATTAACACCGATGAGGATTTGCTTTGCCTTGACGATGTGTCCGATGATTTGCGCACCAGTGATGATTTGTTCGGCATGACACTGCATTAGCGCCTCATCGCTGTGTAAATAGGGGTCAGACTCAGCACCATTAATAATAAGCGTATCAATCGGTGTTGGCGTTTTGCTCAGGTTGAGTTTTTTTTCGGTGGCAAAGCCTGCACCACCCATTCCTGCGACGCCGCACTGTTGGATGCGTTGCAGTAAGTCACGCTCGTCCCATAACCAATAATCACGCATGGGGGGCAGGTTAGGCGCGTGTTGTGCTTTGTTATCGGCAATAATGTCTAGTGCTTGGCAGCCGCCTTGCAACGGGTTGGCGGCGTTTTCTATCGGGATTTGGATAACCGTGCCTGAGGTGGGCGCATGTATGTACAGCCCGATATCACTGACGGGTCTTGCAATGACGGCACCAGCTAACACATAATCTCCGTGATTGACCGTGGGAATGGCCAGTTCGCCGTTGCGTTGGCGCAACGAGAGTCGATAACGACCATCAATCGGTGGTGATTGTATGGGTAACGTTGGAAATGCATCAGATGTGCCATGCGCACTGATGTTAAGCCCTTTGGGTTGGCGTTTTGTTTGCGCTATCCACCAATCCTTTAGAGGCTTTACACTAGGCATTGTTGCCGTCCGTGTTGGTTTCATTGTGACGTCGAATGGGGATGCCGTTAGTCAGCGCTATCTCGATATGCGTTTGGGTGGTTTTGGGCTTCATAATAATGCAATCAACAGGGCAGACGGGTAAACAAAGTTCGCAGCCAGTGCATTCGTCGGCAATAATGGTGTGCATTTGTTTGGATGCCCCCAAAATGGCATCAACTGGACAAGCGTCAATACAGAGTGTGCAGCCGATGCAGTCCTGTTCAACGATTTCAGCTAATTCGGGGGCGGGTTTGACTGGGCCAAATGCTTCGTCAATTGGTAGGCTGTCGATATTGAGCAAAGCCGCTAGCGCATCAACGCCTGCTTGTCCCCCAGGTGGGCATTGGTTAATGGCGGCTTCGCCACGAACAATGGCTTCGGCGTAAGGGCGACATCCCGGGTAATGGCACTGCGCGCATTGTGTCTGTGGCAATAGGGCGTTGACTTGTGCGACTAAACTATCTTCGCTAGTATGTAGACGGCGATGCAGGTAAACCATCAGCCCACCAAGGATTGCCACAATCAAGATAAAGTAAAATAGGCCTAGCATTAAAATCGTCTATTCTGTGAATATGTCATAACAATCAGGTTAATGGGTTAGTTAATGGATCAGGTTAATGGGTTGGGCGTGTTGGGTTTTGTTGCTTCTTATTTTTCGTTTTTCGCGTATCACATGCCATGAAATCCCATAAATGCAATCGCCATAATGCCCGCGGTAATCATTGCAATGGGCGCACCAACAAAAGGCTGGGGAATGTCAGCTGCGAGTAAGCGTTCACGAATAGCGGCGAACAAA
It encodes:
- a CDS encoding RnfABCDGE type electron transport complex subunit D yields the protein MTHRKPYRQSNGKSQQQPRVHFPRVKQNRLSATQMMQHVLIALLPGIMLQWYLLGFCVIIQLLLALCTATVCEWSMAKCRARPLNALEWQTGLLSAVLLALALPAIAPWYVVVVGVCFAIVIGKHVFGGVGMNIFNPAMLGFCVVALSFPQAIALWPLSGTLTGTLTGTNPLDFNAMISTASAYPLSISDSLRHIFTTSNAPDTIAGATVLGAYKADSLMLTHATNTGIHIPATHAIAMAAAWLIGGIYLWYRQIADWRLSITLMVVFVGLLWLLWLLSTGTSIDTSVVNSIGNSIGSPTDNSTQTRLSLSTHFFHGSLIFTACFIITDPTTAATSRQGRFIYAIIVATVAVLIRNYSNLPDGFAFAILFGNLCVPLIDEYTKPIYAKQSTNNP
- the rsxC gene encoding electron transport complex subunit RsxC, giving the protein MKPTRTATMPSVKPLKDWWIAQTKRQPKGLNISAHGTSDAFPTLPIQSPPIDGRYRLSLRQRNGELAIPTVNHGDYVLAGAVIARPVSDIGLYIHAPTSGTVIQIPIENAANPLQGGCQALDIIADNKAQHAPNLPPMRDYWLWDERDLLQRIQQCGVAGMGGAGFATEKKLNLSKTPTPIDTLIINGAESDPYLHSDEALMQCHAEQIITGAQIIGHIVKAKQILIGVNAEKNQALATMKAAIDTAIDTAIETTIETTATKAAATDKTTTNMPPAPPVIPMQIEALPALYPIGSRYQIAEYLLGKKTPVGVRAHHFGFICHNVATAKSVYDAVILGSPLTERLVTFGGDAITQPGVYRCKIGAPLSALSTHVGMTKNTAVVLSGGVMMGDVIHCNDSTTIKKETTGIFAFIEAMPKQPQTQRCIRCGVCADVCPVNLLPQQLQYYAKSAPEKALAYRLTDCIECGLCSYVCPSDIPLVEIIQDAKAVHRLNTAEKALAEQAKIRHEARLTRLEKQAAEREEKLTKQLAKQLTIHADDQSNTTPNTETKTQPNTQSSLNQAQTADLIAGAIARSQARLQEKSQAKKQQHPQQTTTPSATAENLAENLADNSSDSMTANTDNPYHPYQTLIAEALQRTQTRKNQQAAHDPKHKQPSQTDADDAKTQGDEST
- the rsxB gene encoding electron transport complex subunit RsxB; this translates as MLGLFYFILIVAILGGLMVYLHRRLHTSEDSLVAQVNALLPQTQCAQCHYPGCRPYAEAIVRGEAAINQCPPGGQAGVDALAALLNIDSLPIDEAFGPVKPAPELAEIVEQDCIGCTLCIDACPVDAILGASKQMHTIIADECTGCELCLPVCPVDCIIMKPKTTQTHIEIALTNGIPIRRHNETNTDGNNA